Proteins encoded together in one Diabrotica undecimpunctata isolate CICGRU chromosome 3, icDiaUnde3, whole genome shotgun sequence window:
- the RpLP2 gene encoding large ribosomal subunit protein P2, producing the protein MRYVAAYLLAVLGGKASPNAADLEKILGSVGVEAEGEKVKKVISELSGKSVEELIAQGREKLSSMPVGGGAAPAAGGAPAAAPAAEEKKEAKKEEKKVESESEDDDMGFALFD; encoded by the exons aTGCGTTACGTGGCTGCTTACTTATTGGCCGTTTTGGGCGGAAAAGCCTCTCCCAATGCTGCAGAtcttgaaaaaatattagggtctGTAGGTGTTGAAGCTGAAGGAGAAAAAGTAAAGAAAGTCATCAGCGAGCTCAGTGGCAAGTCAGTTGAAGAACTCATTGCACAAG GCCGTGAGAAATTGAGCTCCATGCCAGTTGGTGGTGGTGCTGCACCTGCTGCCGGAGGTGCCCCTGCTGCTGCTCCAGCTGCTGAGGAAAAGAAAG aGGCCAAGAAGGAAGAAAAGAAGGTTGAATCCGAATCAGAAGACGACGACATGGGCTTTGCTCTATTCGACTAG